A stretch of Lysinibacillus agricola DNA encodes these proteins:
- a CDS encoding M20 peptidase aminoacylase family protein, giving the protein MKEALNRLRPRLMEIFTYLHANPEISWHEVETTNYIFDLLTREGFSPIRFKNSTGLYVDVGSGNPKVGLRTDIDALWQEVDGEFRANHSCGHDGHMTMAIGALLLLKELAQSFNGTIRVIFQPAEEKGTGALSVLKEGIVDDLEFLFGVHVRPVHELEDGTYCAALYHGASRLLEGEIIGEDAHAARPHLGVNAIEVGATIIEDLRTIHTDPMVPVSIKMTKFQAGGESGNIIPGNASFTIDIRAQQNDVMDALAQGVKRVIDSSRILHKVQIELRTVANIVAAEVDSTAQYIMEQAIVKATGLSNLRKPVRTPGGEDFHHYAVQRPHLKSTMLGLGCGLTPGLHHPKMRFKQARLVTGVEILTRAVLLALESGNTKEESA; this is encoded by the coding sequence TTATATTTTTGATTTACTAACACGTGAAGGTTTTTCACCAATACGCTTTAAAAACAGTACAGGGCTTTATGTTGATGTGGGAAGTGGTAATCCGAAAGTCGGCTTGCGTACGGACATTGATGCATTATGGCAGGAGGTAGATGGTGAATTTCGTGCGAATCACTCCTGTGGCCATGACGGACATATGACGATGGCAATCGGTGCTCTATTACTCTTGAAAGAGCTTGCTCAATCATTCAACGGTACAATTCGTGTGATTTTTCAACCAGCTGAAGAAAAAGGAACAGGCGCTTTATCCGTTTTAAAAGAAGGAATCGTTGATGATTTAGAATTCTTATTCGGTGTCCATGTAAGACCTGTCCATGAGCTTGAAGACGGTACATATTGTGCCGCGTTGTATCATGGAGCCTCCCGATTGCTTGAGGGGGAAATCATTGGAGAAGATGCTCATGCTGCAAGACCGCATCTAGGCGTGAATGCCATTGAGGTAGGGGCAACTATTATCGAAGATTTAAGAACGATTCATACAGATCCAATGGTTCCTGTATCAATTAAGATGACAAAATTCCAGGCAGGAGGAGAATCCGGCAATATTATTCCCGGAAATGCATCGTTCACCATTGATATACGAGCTCAACAAAATGATGTAATGGATGCACTTGCACAGGGAGTAAAAAGGGTAATTGATTCTTCTAGGATCTTGCATAAAGTGCAGATTGAATTACGTACAGTAGCAAATATAGTAGCTGCTGAGGTAGACTCAACTGCTCAATATATTATGGAGCAGGCGATCGTCAAAGCAACAGGGTTGTCGAATTTAAGAAAGCCAGTACGTACACCTGGAGGAGAGGATTTTCATCACTATGCTGTTCAGCGCCCGCATTTAAAGTCTACGATGTTAGGTTTAGGCTGTGGGTTAACGCCGGGACTACATCATCCGAAGATGAGATTTAAACAGGCAAGGCTCGTAACTGGTGTTGAAATCCTTACAAGAGCGGTATTGTTAGCATTGGAGTCGGGGAATACAAAGGAGGAATCAGCATAA
- a CDS encoding GNAT family N-acetyltransferase, whose amino-acid sequence MLDRVRIQKIMTPTEIAEVQILNAKIWGSQAIPSHQLLAAVQNGGLVLGAYLAEKLIGFNYCFVGYREGIIYLHSHMIGVEKTYREQGVGELLKHAQQEYAKEHGFQLVRWLFDPLEAHMANLSFLKLNAFSYHYENDYYGPLRDDFNDGLPSDRIAVEWWIERDQVEDSLNELEEEAEGIVPWSLTVDGLPVLDIDGEFQREQLYYKDAYLLPIPQFLQKMKVESPKLAEDWRYKIRTILTTLFEQNYAIVRLKKDNEYVHSYLLVRRSLLAL is encoded by the coding sequence ATGTTAGATAGAGTGCGTATTCAAAAAATAATGACACCTACAGAGATTGCAGAAGTACAAATCTTGAACGCAAAAATTTGGGGAAGTCAGGCTATTCCCTCGCATCAATTGTTAGCAGCTGTACAAAATGGTGGATTAGTGCTTGGAGCCTATTTGGCTGAAAAGCTGATTGGCTTTAATTATTGTTTTGTTGGATACCGTGAAGGGATAATCTATTTGCACTCACACATGATTGGTGTGGAGAAAACATATCGTGAACAAGGTGTAGGTGAATTATTAAAGCATGCCCAACAGGAATATGCAAAAGAACATGGGTTTCAGCTTGTGCGTTGGTTATTTGATCCGCTAGAGGCACATATGGCTAATTTATCATTTTTGAAGCTCAATGCTTTTAGTTATCATTATGAAAATGATTATTATGGTCCGCTCCGGGATGATTTTAACGATGGGTTACCTTCAGATCGAATTGCTGTAGAATGGTGGATTGAACGTGATCAAGTGGAGGACTCCCTAAATGAATTAGAAGAAGAAGCTGAGGGAATTGTGCCGTGGTCTTTGACGGTGGATGGCTTACCAGTGCTCGATATTGATGGTGAATTTCAGAGAGAGCAATTATATTATAAAGACGCCTATTTATTACCTATTCCTCAATTTTTACAAAAGATGAAAGTAGAGAGTCCTAAGCTTGCAGAGGACTGGCGTTATAAAATCCGTACTATTTTAACGACATTATTTGAACAAAATTATGCAATTGTTCGACTGAAAAAGGACAATGAATATGTGCATAGCTACCTATTAGTCAGACGCTCCTTATTAGCTTTATAA